The sequence gcagctGTACCTAGATCCCCGCTCTCCGCATAAGCGCCGCTTCTCGATCgctttccctctccgccggGGCCTCACCACGCGAAGGTGTacaaggtgagcacacctttacaaaatgtccagtaactccacagaagttaaaaacgcgTTGAAATAAACCGCTGAGTTGTTCCCGATGTCTGCGAgccttctctggtgaaagaacTCCGGAATCACatcagaaaacagtatttaaacgaaaacaacaaaaacatcacaTCAACACACCGAAGCGGCCGTCATGTTTATCAGTACAGCTGATAATACCGAtaaccgatcacggtgtcgattgaagcattctatttattgtgtagcatttttgcctaggactatgaggaaatacatatataaagcaactcaaacattaaagaaattccagttttctttaaacatttaggacttttactttgaaaaatttccgaattgatacattaaaattgattgattgccagtgtaggggatttcagatatgtatggtaCACATCtgtattattcatttcctggaaatccatttacaggactttttttaacatacaaaagtctgacctttatttttagaaactcttccttggtacagtaaaatttttttaatgttagcataatttaagctaaatctcagaaatgatctcaaagatactaaatcagttcattgtttactttttataTACAAGTTCGcagtatgatttgtcgacatcttatttagaAAAACGGATTTTGTTTCAcatggttctttccgctaactttgcaaaaccggatgttgtcacttaaatccttccgctaactttatcaaaaccctcaaggccctgatcgaatgtgttttaccgtgagcatcagtctctagggctcagacatgtgagagtcggctgagtccactcgagagattcaactcgggacgGGACGCCGTTGCGGTGAGGATccctctgaccttcctcactTCCGCGTCATCgtctcgccgggcgcatcgctCCGCTATAtggcgccgcgattgaaacgcaGATGTTACGCCATCTGATCAGTCGCCGAagtttgagaacgccgatcaaaaccgataatgggaatatcggccgagatggatcggcgccgatcagatcggtgcatccctattgagaacatattcgctgacatgcacgtgatgaacacagtttttaatttgtattttttttccatcgtTGTGTTTATAATAACTGAAAAGTCTCCAGATCGTCTCTGACGTCACGTGTTCCATCTTTTGTAATCTTTGGACGTTCATATTATTCTGTCTCCTGCTCAAACTTCATTCTGAGGGTTTTACTATTAATATTAAAGTAACCTGCAACATGTAGGTAAAGATTATAGATGACGTGTAAAACTGACTAAAGATGATCTGTAACTAATGTGCATAGCAACATGTTCTGATGAcgtgaggatgagacacataTGTATTATAATGTGTAGCTCTTGGCTAAGATGAGGGACATATTGTGTGATTTAATGAGAACAATCAAAAAGAGTATGGATGGGTTGAACTGGCGAtgctgatgtcttcatgtgtagaggagaacatgttgacatgatgtctttatagaggagaacatgttgacatgatgtcttcatagaggagaccatgttgacatgatgtctttatagaggagaacatattgacatgatgtctttatagaggagaacatgttgacatgatgtcttcatagaggagaacatgttgacatgatgtctttatagaggagaacatgttgacatgatgtcttcatagaggagaacatgttgacatgatgtcttcaaagagaacatgttgacatgatgtctttatagaggagaacatgttgacatgatgtctttatagaggagaacatgttgacatgatgtcttcatagaggagaacatgttgacatgatgtcttcatagagaacatgttgacatgatgtcttcatagaggagaacatgttgacatgatgtcttcatagaggagaacatgttgacatgatgtctttatagaggagaacatgttgacatgatgtcttcatagaggagaacatgttgacatgatgtcttcatagagagaacatgttgacatgatgtctttatagaggagaacatgttgacatgatgtcttcatagaggagaacatgttgacatgatgtcttcatagaggagaacatgttgacatgatgtctttatggaggagaacatgttgacatgatgtcttcatagaggagaacatgttgacatgatgtcttcatggaggagaacatgttgacatgatgtcttcatagagaacatgttgacatgatgtcttcatagaggagaacatgttgacatgatgtcttcatagaggagaacatgttgacatgatgtcttcataggagaacatgttgacatgatgtctttatagaggagaacatgttgacatgatgtctttatagaggagaacatgttgacatgatgtcttcatagagaacatgttgacatgatgtcttcatagaggagaacatgttgacatgatgtctttatagaggagaacatgttgacatgatgtcttcatagaggacatgttgacatgatgtcttcatagaggagaacatgttgacatgatgtcttcatagaggagaacatgttgacatgatgtctttatagaggagaacatgttgacatgatgtctttatagagaacatgttgacatgatgtcttcatagagagaacatgttgacatgatgtcttcatagaggagaacatgttgacatgatgtctttatagaggagaacatgttgacatgatgtctttatagaggagaacatgttgacatgatgtcttcatagaggagaacatgttgacatgatgtctttatagaggagaacatgttgacatgatgtcttcatagagaacatgttgacatgatgtcttcatagaggagaacatgttgacatgtcttcatagagaacatgttgacatgatgtctttatagaggagaacatgttgacatgatgtctttatagaggagaacatgttgacatgatgtcttcatagaggagaacatgttgacatgatgtcttcatagagaacatgttgacatgatgtcttcatagaggagaacatgttgacatgatgtctttatagaggagaacatgttgacatgatgtctttatagaggagaacatgttgacatgatgtctttatagaggagaacatgttgacatgatgtcttcatagagagaacatgttgacatgatgtcttcatagaggagaacatgttgacatgatgtcttcatagaggagaacatgttgacatgatgtcttcatagagaacatgttgacatgatgtcttcatagaggagaacatgttgacatgatgtcttcatagaggagaacatgttgacatgatgtcttcatagagaacatgttgacatgatgtcttcatagaggagaacatgttgacatgatgtctttatagaggagaacatgttgacatgatgtctttatagaggagaacatgttgacatgatgtcttcatagaggagaacatgttgacatgatgtcttcatagagagaacatgttgacatgatgtcttcatagaggagaacatgttgacatgatgtcttcatagaggagaacatgttgacatgtcttcatagaggagaacatgttgacatgatgtcttcatagaggagaacatgttgacatgatgtcttcatagaggagaacatgttgacatgatgtcttcatagagataactgatgaaatacagtctgctgacatattcttggtggaggatctcaactcaacaaagctcagcagactggatcgctatgacagcagctacaagcacaacaggaacactcgggggttcataaaatacccgatgacaaagaacagggcaggtaaagctaaacaaaacaaacatggtgACTTCTCTGCCCAGATAATATTCTCTTAGTGGAGATGGCTTCGTAGTGGTTAgtgcagacatgggcaaactacggcccgcgggccacatccggcccgttaggctttttaatccggcccgaacttgtccaaatcgcgactttgtttacttccaaaAGGCcgggcgcggaaagaactcgtcacacgaaacccttcaccgtgatttgtcaatccgtttgtctgtcaacattttgcgaaaaaaccatcaatgaacactcagtaaatcacaagggacccgcccaccacacaggtgaggctcatttagaaacagccgcagtgattttggcgagcagcgcggagcctggaggagctgcagagccacgaggaggaacacgcagccagaagaggtccacttggaccgggtaagagtctttacatcgttacgtgtcacggtgctgactagtcttgtattttacagagaggattcaccagcacctgcagctccacctgcagctccacctgcccggccagcagagaggtctcgtgacacaatgacatgatgttattatagtgaagccatattgtaaatagtctgtgtcaatagttgtgttctgttttctatttctcaacatgtatataatgtagatttatttttattttttatgtacaatacatatttataaaaaaaaaaatgtatggtcattttttatttgcacacaccccatgaaactttatctgcaatatgaagtcatttctcagtcccatctttatcatttttactaaaaaaatggtaatacaaaatgtggttttcctcatttatttaattcaattcagtttatttgtagagcccaatttcacaaattacaaatttgtctcggagtgctttacaatctgtacacatagacatccctgacctttgaccacatcggatcaggaacaactcccaaaaaacccttcagggggaaaaagggaagaacccttcaggagagaacaggaggatccctctccaggatggacaggtgcaattacatgtatctagcattgtattcagatatttcactgcttttgtgaacctatgacctttggtaaaccaatttcaaacaccaaaacagttcgtccacatgagtaaaggtgtgttttcagaagagatatgaataatttttaaaaatcgagcTTCAagtgtcagctttagggtcatattttctcgagtaaagcgctgtcagtctgtttgtgacgggttcatacacatgctgaccagatgacgccgcacatcgccctcaatttaaagacccctttctagtttctactgcaggcaggatatttaatacagtctatctctcaggacaatccgtccattatttcgcgggatttaaaacaattagaaattattgagcttgagtatttcgttgggtaataatttgttttgaatgttgaaagtgagcattgatctctttccagtaaatgttgattaatttaactttgcaccttaaattgaaatgtataaaaaacagacgcaatctccaggtttaataaattacattgcgtgtccaaatgctcctggcccggcccctctgtcacattttagaatcgattgtggcccgcaggtcaaaaagtttgcccacccctgggttagtggatagagtcctcccagttggaagtgagtcactgccccaaacgagggaggtccagtttctcaaggtcttgttgacaagtgagggagtggaataaatgtcaactttaccaaaaccagaacaactaaaatgagttctctcttgtgtgagataacatgtgtctctttaaagttcctctctgTCTAAAACaacttttacagactgagcagctgaaaggtttctctcctgtgtgagttaacatgtgtctctttaaatgactgctcagtgtaaaacatcttttacagactgagcagctgaaaggtttctctcttgtgtgagttaacatgtgtttctttaaatgactgctcagtgtaaaacatcttttacagactgagcagctgaaaggtttctctcctgtgtgagttaacatgtgactctttagaGTTCCATTgtgtgcaaaacatgttttacagactgagcagctgaaaggtttctctcctgtgtgagtgaacatgtgatTCTTTAACTGATTGctctgtgcaaaagatgttttacagactgagcagctgaaaggtttctctcctgtgtgagttaacatgtgtctctttaaagttccattgtgtgaaaaacatgttttacagactgagcagctgaaaggtttctctcctgtgtgagttaacatgtgtttcttaaaatcTCCTTTGAGGTGACATTTTTTCCCACATTTAGAGCAGCTTAATGGTTTCTCACgagaactacattttgaatcactgacagAAACTTCATCATTAGTCAACGAGTCTAAACCTgattgaggttctctggtcttcttccaatcaacagagtcatcagGATCTGGTTCAGAAGAGTCTCCAGTTTTTTCATCAGGATCTGGAGGTCTATCTGCATCTGggttcctggctggttctggtcctccacaatcatctacatcagcttctatttccatcggttcagtttgtctttgatgaagctgagaggactgagcttcctcttcagcttcactcttcacaggagttaatgagaacttgagaccagcctcctccagcccttgaagctgctctccctcctgactggtccagagttcctcatgttcctctttaatgtgggggggctcagggtcctcctggtcctctttaatgtgggggggctctgggtcctcctggtcctctttaatgtgggggggctctgggttctcctgttcctctttaatgtgggggggctctgggtccacctgttcctctttaatatgggggggctctgggtcctcctgttcctctttaactagcggaggctctggatgcacctggtccagactgaagctccagacctgctgctcagaaggaacctcttcttcaaccaccaacagctgctggacgtctgtggagaatagtaacatacatttatacatcttacgaatctcatattaaactgTTAATTGTTTAAGAGGTTTATCACTGAATATTCTGAGAGTTAGTTGTGTATGAGAGAAGCATGACttctaaataaaaagaacattacatatcatgtagcagacacttttatccaaatgaacttacaataagtgaattcaaccatgagtacaaactcagaacaacaagaataaagaaagtaacagTTCTCCAAAAATGCCAAACTCTAaaaataccaaaagtaataccatgagtaattccATAAGTAGGCCTAATGATATAAGTAATGCCATAGTgcaattcaagtgccactgaaatgctaatctgtttttattcaacgtagttggaaaatatgtttttttattttcggcagaagatgtagagactttctgctgtcctgatgtcatgcgagcaaatgacagagccgagagaattagtgaacagagagaagagatggggacccaggagggaaccttgagggaccccagtagtgagaggaagaggagactttACTAAAGGGTTAggagtctcagtcaggaccacttcagtactcccataatgtctatccccgccataacaagcacccaatactcagccacaaggcaatcgTGATCCacgggaccagagacacaaaattaggggtgcccagatccaacagcgaactgtatccaccgaacagaaatgtgccacacccactagtcaccaaatgcttcaactggagactaaagagacactgaaaagGAAGCAAGGGTCTGGTGGGGCagggtagatgatgatgacatcacacctctgcatgacaccaTCCACCAAAGGAgacgttggttcaaagtcctgcatccgtactcgccaccagggggacCAACAACATTGTACTTTTAACGACTCCCTGATAcaagatctgagatcctggaaCACAAGAGAGGTTTGTGGAAACCCAACTGTGAAGGCTcgggagatctatgcagagaagcaaggagtagcagcggctgttgaaggacaccagagttgcaggttGTATGCACTGGTTGACACCTCAGCTCCACATCAGTGTTGGGccagagtggaggcaaagagaaggttgaccatcagtaatactatatgtaatacta is a genomic window of Pseudoliparis swirei isolate HS2019 ecotype Mariana Trench unplaced genomic scaffold, NWPU_hadal_v1 hadal_44, whole genome shotgun sequence containing:
- the LOC130191389 gene encoding zinc finger and BTB domain-containing protein 49-like — translated: MYKCMLLFSTDVQQLLVVEEEVPSEQQVWSFSLDQEDPEPPHIKEEHEELWTSQEGEQLQGLEEAGLKFSLTPVKSEAEEEAQSSQLHQRQTEPMEIEADVDDCGGPEPARNPDADRPPDPDEKTGDSSEPDPDDSVDWKKTREPQSGLDSLTNDEVSVSDSKCSSQKPFSCSVCKTCFSHNGTLKRHMLTHTGEKPFSCSVCKTSFAQSNQLKNHMFTHTGEKPFSCSVCKTCFAHNGTLKSHMLTHTGEKPFSCSVCKRCFTLSSHLKKHMLTHTREKPFSCSVCKRCFTLSSHLKRHMLTHTGEKPFSCSVCKSCFRQRGTLKRHMLSHTRENSF